In Pirellulales bacterium, the genomic stretch CGAACAATGATAGGTTGTTGAGCGAGAAGCCCAGTGCCGCCATCGCGGCAAATGTCCCCACGATGGCCACCGGCACGGCGATCAGAGGAATCAGCGCGGCCCGCCAGTTCTGCAAGAAGACCAGTACCACGATCGCCACCAGGATGATCGCATCGCGCAGCGTCTTGAAGACCTCGCCGATCGATTCCTTGATGAAGGGGGTGGTATCGTAAACGATGTTGTATTCCAACCCGTCGGGGAACCGAGCTTTCAGTTCGTCCATCTTCTCGTAAACGCCCTTGGCGGTTTGCAGCGCGTTCGAGCCGGGCAACTGGTAAATCGACAGCGCGACCGAGGGCTTGCCATCCAGCGTGCAGGATTGATCGTACTGCTGCGACCCCAACTCGATGCGCGCCACATCGCGCATCCGCACGATGCCGGCGGACTGGCTCGATTCGTTCTTGGGCGTGGTACCGCCACTTTGACCTGGGCCCCCCGTGGGTCCCGACACGGCCCCCTGCCCTACCTTGATGATGATGTCGGCAAATTGCTCGGGATCGACCAACCGACCGAGCGTGTTGATCGTCAATTGAAACTGCTGCCCCTTGGGAACCGGCTGCTGCCCGATCTGCCCAGCGGCGACTTGCAAGTTCTGTTCGCTGATCGCGGACACGACATCGTCGGCCGTGAGGTTGAGCGATGACATTTTTTCCGGATCGAGCCAAGCCCGCATGCTATAGTCGCGCTCGCCCATATAGGCCACATTGGCTACGCCGGGCAAGCGGCCCAACTCGTCGCGGATTTGGATCGTGGCATAATTGCTAAGAAAGATATTGTCGTAACGTCCGTCGGGCGACGTGAGGTTGACGATCATCATGGTGCTGGGGGACATCTTTTTGACGTTGATCCCCTCGCGCTGCACGAGCTTGGGAATCACCGGCTCGGCCAATTGCACGCGATTGAACGTCAGCACCTGGG encodes the following:
- a CDS encoding efflux RND transporter permease subunit, which translates into the protein MISHFFIDRPIFASVLSIVATLAGAVAILGLPVAQYPDVTPPTVLVTALYPGANAQTVRDTVAAPIEQQVSGVENMLYMSSLCTNDGAYVLTVTFKLGMDSDMAQVLTFNRVQLAEPVIPKLVQREGINVKKMSPSTMMIVNLTSPDGRYDNIFLSNYATIQIRDELGRLPGVANVAYMGERDYSMRAWLDPEKMSSLNLTADDVVSAISEQNLQVAAGQIGQQPVPKGQQFQLTINTLGRLVDPEQFADIIIKVGQGAVSGPTGGPGQSGGTTPKNESSQSAGIVRMRDVARIELGSQQYDQSCTLDGKPSVALSIYQLPGSNALQTAKGVYEKMDELKARFPDGLEYNIVYDTTPFIKESIGEVFKTLRDAIILVAIVVLVFLQNWRAALIPLIAVPVAIVGTFAAMAALGFSLNNLSLFGLVLAIGIVVDDAIVVVENVERWLEEGLAPRDAARKAMDEVTSPVVAVALVLCAVFVPCAF